A window of the Brassica oleracea var. oleracea cultivar TO1000 chromosome C1, BOL, whole genome shotgun sequence genome harbors these coding sequences:
- the LOC106294447 gene encoding uncharacterized protein LOC106294447, with the protein MPSQKARKPNRAGKKLKRTHFKKPLPQHKNTNTASILDHASSSSMVSSCSSTTTSSSHQDTNNYVPSPSPAVLTSLSPSEGGGGGGCYTPKAHKYRIPELLTCPPAPKKQRVPQNCVLRRRQIVFFAPPDIELFFVKAVDQ; encoded by the coding sequence ATGCCATCACAAAAGGCAAGAAAACCAAACCGAGCCGGGAAGAAACTCAAAAGAACTCATTTCAAGAAACCACTTCCACAACACAAGAACACGAACACAGCTAGTATTCTTGATCATGCTTCTTCATCAAGTATGGTTTCTTCGTGTTCTTCAACAACGACGTCGTCTTCTCATCAAGATACAAACAACTATGTTCCCTCTCCTTCTCCGGCGGTGCTGACGTCGTTATCACCAAGCGAAGGTGGTGGTGGCGGCGGTTGTTATACCCCTAAAGCTCATAAGTATCGGATACCGGAGTTGTTAACTTGTCCACCGGCGCCGAAGAAGCAAAGAGTCCCACAGAACTGCGTGTTACGACGGAGGCAGATCGTTTTCTTTGCTCCTCCGGATATCGAGCTCTTCTTCGTCAAAGCAGTGGATCAATGA